caactttcccttgacaccaaaacgaaccacgcctttcataggcgaaaccctaagaaacacaaaatcaccaacatgaaactcaatgtctttcctcttcggatcagcataactcttatgccgactaaaagcagtctctaacctccgtttgatcaacggtaccttctctgaggtaatctgaataatctccgctcccgagagtttacgctctccaacctcctcgcagcagataggagatctacacttgcgcccgtacaaagcctcatgcggcgccatctcgatactcgcgtggtaactgttgttgtaagaaaactcaatcaacggcaaatgagtatcccagctatcctgaaaatcgagaacacacatcctgagcatatccttcaatgtctgaatagtcctctcaggctgaccatcagtctgaggatgaaaagttgtactgaaacccaaccgagaacccaaggattcctgtaacactttccagaacctcgaagtaaacacagaacctctgtctgaaacaatagaaactgtTACACCATGctaactgacaatcctgtcgatgtacaattgagccaacctcgaagcaggatacgaaaccttgatcggaaggaaatgagctgacttggtcatacggtcaattatcacccagatggaatcgtacccctgtcgagtacgtggtagaccaaccacaaaatccatagcaatccgctcccacttccactctggaatagatAGTGGCTGCAggtagccaaaaggtctctgatgctccagcttcacctgctggcacgtcagacacttagaaacatactcagcgacatccttcttcatcccgctccaccagtaggtaaccttaagatcatggtacatcttagtagaacccatgaacactataagcagacttgtgcgcttcctccagaatctggtccctcaaaccatctgaatccggaacacacagtctcaAACCATGTCTcggaacaccatccacaaaagttaactcagaatttccatcatgctgaacctcctcaataatccgtttcaccTGTGGATCCTCaacttgtaaagctttgatccgatcaatcaaaacaggttgcacttgtaactgtgctaacaaacaaccagcctgagaaatctgaaaaccatagcccgaagctatcaaactgtgccactctctaaccatgggtctacgcccaatctcagaaatatgagccaaactgcccgaagacttgcgactcagcgcatcggctaccacattagcctgaccaggatggtactgaatagtacagtcgtagtctttcagcaattctaaccacctcctctgtctcaagttcaactctctctgatcaaagatatacttcaaactcttatgatcagtgaaaatctcacaagtagcaccatacaaataatgtctccagattttcagcgcaaaaaccacaactgtcaactctaaatcatgagtaggaaaattcacctcatgcttcttcaactgtctggaagcataggcaatcacctgtccatgttgcatcagaacgcaacccaaaccaatccgagacgcatcacaatacactgtgaaaccgtcaatgccagaaggcaatgctaaaacaggagctgtagtcaaaatctccttgagcttctcaaagctcgcctcgcacatgtcagtccactcaaacttaacacccttctgagtcagtttagtcaacggtgtaAATATTCtagagaaatcttgcacgaaccgacgatagtagccagctaaacccaaaaaacttctgatctcggtaactgacctcggcctctgccaatccataaccgcctcaattatcttcggatcaaccttgatcccatctttcgacaccacgtgtcctagaaaggtaacctgatccaaccagaactcacattttgagaactttgcatacaactgatgctcacgcaacgtctgtagtatagtcctcaaatgataagcatgttcctcctcactccgagaatagatcaaaatgtcatcaatgaaaacgataacaaactgatccaaaaacggcttgaacactctgttcatcatatccataaacgctgctggtgcattCGTCAGACCAAATGACATAATCAGAatctcaaaatgtccataacgagtccgaaaagcagtcttaggtacatctgcatcacggatccgaagctgatgataaccatacctcaaatcaatcttggaaaaacatttcgcaccctgcaactggtcaaacaaatcatctatgcgaggaagaggatatttgTTCTTGATAGTAGCTTTGTTCAACTCTCtatagtcgatacacagtcgaaaggaaccgtccttctttttcacaaacagaactggagcaccccatggagaagtactcggtctgatgaacccgttatccaacaactcttgtaactggtccttcaactccttcagctcagcaggagccatctgatacggcggtatcgaaatcggagctgtaccagaaaccacatcaatgcaaaactcaatatcacgatcaggtggtaatccaggcaattcctttggaaacacatcagtaaactcattcactatcggaacactatgcatatcacaaCTACCAgactccaaatcacgaaccacagcaaggaaaccctggcaacccttgcctaacatccgcttcgccttgatggcggaaatcagattcttaggtgtctccgccttttctccctgaaaggaaaaaggtagatcactgtaataccccaaaatattttaaggtaattacgtcgtgccacgtgtcgtgatttaatttaattatatcgggaatttagaataaattttattctaaatttaatttaattatatcgagaatttagaataaattttaataagtcaattagcagGATTTGAGGATATAACttggaaaattaatataaaataaattataaatcccgtaacgattattatttcgccaaagcccgcgaaataatatatattattagtggtaaaagtttcgagtcaattggagatcgtttaaaatttggacgcggataggttttggactaaattgaaacttttaaaaagtttgaaggACCAAAGCGCAAATTgaccatatatatataagaatcctTCACTTTGAAGAATCCAGAAACCGTCAGATCATCTTTTCATTTCCTTCGCTCTGTTTCATAcgatccgtcgctcgattccgtttctcgtccgtttctgacgttctataactccaaacgatcgtatttcgacagGTAATCatggtaagcttgacgttttaccatttcgttgattatattttgagttatatcaatttaaagttttaggccatgAAACGAATATATCAttttaatcgatattaaaatttgaattattgtgTTTTGGAGTTAGATTATGCGTTTAGGATGTGTTTGGGCGTTTTCggatcgaaagcacgtcggaaaagtCGGATTTTCGAGTTGGGGTGTACGGCGTGCCTGTGAGGCGAGTGTGCGCCCGTATAAGCGGGGCATGCGCCCGCATACGcgggctatgcgcccgcatacgccggctatgcgcccgcataccATGCGGGCTATGCGCCAGCATAGCGGGGCATGCGCCCGCATACAAtgcgggcgatgcgcccgcatattGGGGCAACGCGCCCGCATACTATGcgggctatgcgcccgcataggcgggtgacgcgcccgcatatgcggggcACACGCCCGCAACCCGCTCGAGTTGGCAATTTGCCcgcacattaattttttttgatcgACCTAGTTTTGAGAAAAATTTGATAAACAcgcatatcgagatttgaaatcaATTAGTACTCGATTAAGTATCGATTAATTTGAGAcattaacctaacgaggttaaacgagaattgaTTTAGAAGTGATatttatccataaacgagtttgataccgtttatcgggataatcatgtgagaagcacgacggttaataaaagtttaatatatcgagtctcgagtctagagtcaatcttagaataggattctaataccagtcaaatgttttaaaaattgttttagatccggcgagacaagaagcagctggaccagtagttcgggaagcttgacgttctaaagccccgacgtatttttggttaagcgttttctgtgagtttatatgatttgcttttaaagtatttatttaagcaattatattatattgctttatatttaaactgcatgatttatatgcgaaacgtttatatgaattgcgcatacgcttgatttgaaaccagtattgatccgatggaacgtgctatgAGCTTATTATGATTACgaaatttgagatttgaggtatagttcgatacgagcgagcactcggctacggtgtagcatggagtccccgtatctagtgggttggacccaccagtgagttggactcacaatttaatattaatgattgggttgtttgattgataattagtatgtttgaggattaaggtttcagtcggatctcgtacttggccacatacgattgaatatcgttttatattttgtttgaatacttattagtaaatgtatgaactcactcagtatatcccaatatactgacccctcacagaattcctttcaggataaagacgctttgaggCAACGGACTtttatcctacttccagaagggGTTTTTGACATATTTGTGTCTCATAGACACAAATATTCCGGTTTTGTGCCTCCCACCCCCAGCCCGCTATCTGAGATAGCGGTCTGCTGCAGGGAATCAGtcaccagcccgccatatgagatggcgggctggtagCTAATTACGGTGATTAGCTTAATCACCGtaattagcaccagcccgccatctcatatggcgggctggtgaCTGATTCCCTGCAACAGCAGGGAATCATTTGACCGACCAGCTGGTCAGTTGACTGACCAGCTGGTCAGTCAAACGATTCCCTGCTGTTGCAGGGAATCACGTGGGCAAAGCAGCCCGCtatctcatatggcgggctgcTTTGCTATAAATAGGTGAGTGCTTCAGCACTCACCTATTCAAACacagataaaaaaattagtttgacgGAGTGATTTTTAATAGAGTTTGACGGAGTGATTTTTCCGGAATTGGTTGAAGCGACGGAGTTTATTTTATGGAGCTTATTGGATATTTTTCTGGAGCTACATATTATTTTTCGGTCTGCTATTTTACGAGGTCTACAAGAGGTTAGTccgtaatttatttttaattcatttagttttactttatttttgaaaatattcgaattaaaaaatgttaaagTTTATTATAGATTAGAAAATGTTAGAATtagattaaatatattttaaaaaaaatattatagtttaGTAATTGTTAGAAGttatagaaattttaaaaatttacattattttaaatatttatttagtttaaaaaacTTCATAGGAATCTTGTTAAGtattatattttagaaattgatataatttttaatatagtgTAGAAATTAGAAATTAGTATTTGAAAATATATCATAGCAATGTCGTATACAATTTGTCTAGaatttgtgttttgaaattTAGAGTAAGTtttttataaagttattaattGTTAAGAAAAATATGACATAATTGTTAGTATATAATGTAGTTATTAATTGTTTGATGAGTAGCCTGTGaatattagaattttattttaaaaatcagagTAACAtttattagaaattaatttttaattttttaaaaaataagatagaatagtctttataatttttaatgagTAACCTgtgaatattagaaattaattttagaaataagaGTAACATTTATTCATGACAAATGCTTGTAGCAATGACGACAATCGATTTGTCGTTTGTGATACGGTTTGACGGTAGCATTGTAAACTCTCCCCGCGGAGTAGAATATTTTGGGGGTAGttatgtgcaagtgccgttgaCTGGAAGAATAAATTTTCAACAGTTGGTTGATATTTGTGGATCGGCAATAACCAGTGCTGTGGGCCCGGTGGAGATCAGTAAGATATATTTTCGGGTTCCTCATTTTCAAGGGGAACAAATATATTCCTATTCCTTGATGGATGTCCAGGGCGACCCACATGTATGTGCTATTCAGACCGAGGCATGTCGCATGCCAGCACTAAGATTTTTAGAGTTGTACGTGGAGTACCGCAAGGCGGTTGTTGAAGATATTTCTATTGATCAACTGCATATATCTGCTTCTAGTGAGTCGGAGAGGGACAGTGAGGAAGAAGGAGAACACGATCACTACGAGACCGAAGTGGAGAATATGGAAGACATACTCATTGCTGCTGAACCTAGTAATGTAGAAGAAAATACAGTGTACCAGTCCCGACTGCCGGCACATGTTAGACGTGTAGATCTCGAAGACTTCAACGTCGACTTGGACTCATGGGAAAAGCAGAAAGTTGAGTGGGAGAGGGGGATGGAGTTTGAAGAAGGGATGACTTTCTCGAGCCGAGATGCTGTTCGGGCTTGTGCTGTTACCTATTCGGTGGACAATGGAAGAGAGTTTCAGAGTTGTCGGACGACGCACACGACGTTGGTTCTCGTTTGCAAGCACAAAGAGATATGCCCATGGTGGCTGTGTGCCACACTTCTTAAGAAAACCAACACATGGACGTTGACAAAATATATCGGGCCACACATATGCGATATGCAAGTGTCAGTTCGTCACCACCGAAATTTTGGGATTGCTCAGATCGCCAATTATATTAAGACGCAAGTGCTAGGTCAGCGTGACATACGGATCAAGACGTTGATTGCGGGACTACTTGAATTTACCGGAGTAGCTCTTCCGTATAAAATGGTGTGGTACGGCAAAGAGAGGGCAATCTGCAGCGTTTATGGGGACTGGGAATACAATTACAGTCAACTGACAAAGTTCATGGATAATGTGGTGAAAGTGAATCCTGGATCCTTCTGGCATGGCGAAGGTATGAAATCTATTAGTGTTGTGGATTTCAATGTGCGTACATTAAGTAGATTTATTTCTAACAATATCCATTTCCAACAGGCCCAATATCCGAGTGTGGCGGGCTTCAATGTAGAATTTTCCAACGGATGTTCTGGACGTTCTTCCCGATGGTGGACGGATTTCCGTTTTGCAAGCCAATTCTATTCATCGACGGCACCCACTTATACGGAAAATATAAGATGCACATGTTGATAGCTTCGGCGATAGATGGCAACAACCATATAATGCCGGTGGCTTTTGCGCTCGTGGAATCCGAATCCATTGCCAGTTTTGAATATTTCCTGGGTCATCTCCGAGATCAAGTCTTACGCAGTCGCAAGGTTGCCATCGTTTCTGATCGTTCTCCCGGATTAATTTCCGTTTTGAAACGTCCGGAGTGGGACGACGTCGATCACTTTTTCTGCATAAGGCATTTAATGGCCAATTTCCACTCTTTAATCGGAAATAGGGAGTTGAAGGACTTGGCTGAGAAAGCGGGTAATATTTTGTGAAACTAATCAAAgcctgattttttttaaagaatgtaCAATATCTCCCACTAACAATTACAATCATACATAC
This window of the Mercurialis annua linkage group LG5, ddMerAnnu1.2, whole genome shotgun sequence genome carries:
- the LOC126683288 gene encoding uncharacterized protein LOC126683288 gives rise to the protein MRLGCVWAFSDRKHVGKVGFSSWGVRRACEASVRPYKRGMRPHTRAMRPHTPAMRPHTMRAMRQHSGDKDALRQRTFILLPEGVFDIFVSHRHKYSGFVPPTPSPLSEIAVCCRESVTSPPYEMAGCRESFDRPAGQLTDQLVSQTIPCCCRESRGQSSPLSHMAGCFAINSDGVYFMELIGYFSGATYYFSVCYFTRSTRAMTTIDLSFVIRFDGSIVNSPRGVEYFGGSYVQVPLTGRINFQQLVDICGSAITSAVGPVEISKIYFRVPHFQGEQIYSYSLMDVQGDPHVCAIQTEACRMPALRFLELYVEYRKAVVEDISIDQLHISASSESERDSEEEGEHDHYETEVENMEDILIAAEPSNVEENTVYQSRLPAHVRRVDLEDFNVDLDSWEKQKVEWERGMEFEEGMTFSSRDAVRACAVTYSVDNGREFQSCRTTHTTLVLVCKHKEICPWWLCATLLKKTNTWTLTKYIGPHICDMQVSVRHHRNFGIAQIANYIKTQVLGQRDIRIKTLIAGLLEFTGVALPYKMVWYGKERAICSVYGDWEYNYSQLTKFMDNVVKVNPGSFWHGEGPISECGGLQCRIFQRMFWTFFPMVDGFPFCKPILFIDGTHLYGKYKMHMLIASAIDGNNHIMPVAFALVESESIASFEYFLGHLRDQVLRSRKVAIVSDRSPGLISVLKRPEWDDVDHFFCIRHLMANFHSLIGNRELKDLAEKAGRAFQEKKYNACIESMRIRSAEGHAYLTNTQHLRKEQWTMCHDKKGQRNGVMTTNYAESVNAMLKNIRGLPITAMIEAIFDKLSDTFVRRWDMYKDLIAKGVMFTPICIAHIKKATLKARYHSCKKYNSDTMTCRVTTRKDNQRNKGGNIQKVNLKKRRCSCGKFQHRKLPCSHAMAVIHDQKLNPHDFIGWRYRTENAIQVLNTPFKQLPDGKMWIASREIPFIPDVNRIRAKGRPVNRRIRNDMDQTYREDSSPNFCSKCSIAGHTAQTCTNYRDM